In the Caballeronia sp. NK8 genome, CCCTTGCATTGCACGGCGAGCGGGCAGGCGTGGTTGTCGTCGCTGACGGACGAGGAAGCGCTCGAACTCGTGTCGAAGCAGGGCGGTCTCGGCAAGCCCGGCGCGGGCGGGCCGAAGGCGCCGAAGACGATCCAGCAGTTTCTCGCGGATCTGCAGGCGGCGCGCAAGCGTGGCTACGGAATCGCGAGCGAGACTTATGAGGCCGGTATGACGTCGATGGCCGCGCCGATCCATCATCCGGTGACGGGTGTCGTCGTGGGCGTGGTGAGTCTCGCAGGACCGACGAGCCGCTTGCCCGAGGCGCGGCTGGAGGCGCTTGCGCCGGCGCTGCTCGAAGCGGCGTCGGATATGGGGGCGGCGACGTTGAGTTCGCCTTATTTCAAGCGGTCGGTGGTGAAGGTGGCGGAAGCGACGTAAAGGCCGTTTAGCGCTGCACGGAGTTGGCCGAATGGCCGAGATGACGCGGTGGAAACGCCTGCGTTATCATCGTTTTCATCATGAAACGAGACATTGACATGCCTACACCGCTCGATCCCATCGTGTCCGAGTTCGCCACTGTCGAAGAAGCGGAAGCTTATGACAAGTGGTTTCGGGCAAAAATTCAGGCCGCACGCGATAACCCCGGTCCGCTTATCCCGCACGATGAAGCGATGGCCCGCATTCGCAACAAGCTCCAGGCCAAAATCCGAGAGCACGAAAACAGGCGGAAGTAATGCTGCCTATTCGTTGGACCACGAAAGCGCTCGACAACCTGGAAGAACTGACCGAACACATCGCCGAAGACAGTCTATGGGCGGCCGTCGACATCTTCGAGCTGATTCAAAACTGTGTCATCCCCGCCGCAACTCATCCTTACCTCTTTCGTCCGGGGCGCGTCGCGGGAACGCGGGAGATCGTCGCCCATCCCAACTACATCGTCGTCTATGAAATCGTCGATGGCTGGGTTCAGGTCATGGGCGTCGTTCATGCGCGACGGCAGTATCCGAGATAATTCGCTGAGATTCGATTTCCTTGCGCCATGATTCACGGCGCAAGGAAATCAGGAGTCGTCCGGGCTTGCCCCTCCTGCACTATCCTCCAAAGATCAAGCCTTCACGAGGCCGATCATGAACGCAGCGTCCGTCGGCGCAGCTTTGCGCGAGGTCGGTGACCTACCGTCGCCGCGCGGTCTGCCTTTGCTCGGCAATCTGCATCAGTTGCCGCCCGCCACGCACCATCTGACGCTCGAACGCTGGGCCGCCGAGCTCGGCACGCCCTACGTTTTCCGCTTCGCGACGACGCCCGTCACGGTCTGGAGCGACGTCGAGCTGTCGCACGCGGTGATGCGCGAGCGGCCGTATCGCTATCGCCGCTATGCGCCCATCGAAAACATCCTGAAGGAATTCGGTTGCAATGGACTCTTCTCGATCGAAGGGGCCGCGTGGGAGCCGCAGCGCCGTCTCGTGATGCAGGCGCTTTCGATTCCTCATATCAAGGCGTTCTATCCGACGCTCGCCGCGATCACCGAACGTCTGCGCATGCGCTGGGAACGCGCGGCGCGCAACGGGCGCGTCGTCGACATGACCGATGATCTGAAGCGCTTCACCGTCGACGTGACGAGCGCGCTCGCCTTCGGCGAAGATCCGAACACGCTGGAAAACGAGCGCGTGCTGATCCAGGAGCAACTGGCCATGCTTCTGCCGATGCTGATGACGCGCGTGAACGCGCCGTTCGCGTACTGGCATTACGTGAAGTTTCCGCGCGACCGCAAGTTCGACGAGGCGATGAACGATGTGCATCGTCACATCCGCGAGTTGATGTCGCGCGCGCGGGCACGCATGCGTGAGGAAGCCGCGATCGAAGCCTGCGAAACGCCGCCGCGCAACCTGCTCGAAGCGATGCTCGCCCTGCGCGATGCCCCCGGCTCCGGCATCACCGACGACGAAGTCGCCGCCAACGTACTGACGATGCTCGTCGCGGGCGAGGAGACGACGGCGACGAGCATCGCATGGGCGCTGCTCTTTCTCGGCACCGACGACGCATTGCAGACGCGCGTCGCAGCCGATGCGCGGCGCGTGCTCGGCGCTTCGGCCGTGTGCCCGAACTACGCCGCAATGCGCGAACTGGACCTGTGCGAAGCGGTCTGCACCGAAGCGAGCCGTCTGCATCCTGTCGCGCCGTATCTGTCGTTCGAGCCGCTCGAGGAAGTACGGCTTCAGAACGTGCGTTTGCCCGCCGGCACGAAGATGTTCATGCTGAACCGGCCCGCGATGATGGACCCGGACAATTATGCCGATCCGCAACGCTACGATCCGGATCGATGGCTGCACGAGCATCGGCAAGCGCAGGCTGCGCCGCCCGAAGGCACGGCGCAGCGTGGCGCGCACGAGCCGCGCGCCTATCTGCAATTCGGCGCGGGTCCGCGCGTGTGTCCGGGGCGGCATCTGGCGGCGGTCGAAATGCGGCTCGTCGTGTCGATGCTCACGGCCAACTTCACCGCGCAACTCGCGACGAACCCCGCCGATATCCACGAAATCTGCACGTTCACCGCCGTGCCGAGCGAAATGCCGATGCGCCTGGCCTTGCGATAGCCGCGTTCAGGCCGCCGGCACGTCGCCGCCCGTCGCCATCCACAGCACTTCGGCGTCTTCCACGCTCGTCGAGATGGCCGCGTGACCGGTGCGGCTGTCGAAGTAGATGCTGTCGCCAGCGTTCAGATGCGTCGGCGCGTAGAGTTCCGAATAAAGGCACACACTGCCGCTGATCACGTAGAGAAATTCTTCGCCTTCGTGGCGGCCCCAGTCATCGAACGCGTCGAGCGTGTGTGCGGAGATGCGGATGCGAAACGGCAGCATCGCCTTGTGCGCGAGTTCAGTGGCGAGCAGTTCCATCTGATAGCCGCGATAGGCGTGCCGCTGACCCTCGTCGCGGCGCGTGAGCGCGCGCCGTCCGCTCGCGCTGGGCGCGGGCGCGGTGCCGAACAGCTCGGCCAGATCGATCTGCAAGCCGCGGACGATTTTCTGCAGCACGTCGAAGGTCGGCGACATCAACCCGTTCTCGATCTTCGACAACGCCGAGCGCGACACGCCGCACATGCGGCTCGCGGTTTCGAGCGTCAGATCGTGCGCGAGGCGCGCGCGTTTCACCCGGCGGCCGAGATCGGCGGCGGACTGATCGGGCGGCTGTTTCGTGCTGAGACTGGACATAGGAAAGTGTCGGAGGAAGCTTTTTTGTTTCCGATCATAACATCGCGCGAACCGAGGACCGGCATCGCAAAACAGGCTCAAAACAAGGCGAATCTACCGCCGGAAAAGGACGAACGCATTGGTGACAACCCCGATATCGTCCACTGTTGTGGCCGGCGACGGCTGCGCGTATAGTCTCCAGACTTACGAAAGTTTCTTATAAGAAACTTCGATCCGTAGAACGAACCCGTTTCGAAGGACATCACCGTGAACGCACAATCGATTCTTACCGACCTCGGCATCGCGAGCCTCGTGTCCGACGGCGACATGGCCGTCACATCCCCGATCACCGGCGAAGTCATCGGCCGGGTAAAGCAAAACACCACCGAAGATGTCGACGCCGCGCTCGGCGCCGCGCGCACCGCGATTGCCGAGTGGCGCAACGTGCCCGCGCCGCGCCGTGGCGAGCTCGTGCGCCTGCTCGGCAATCGGCTGCGCGAGAAGAAGGAGGCGCTCGGCCGCCTGGTGTCGCTCGAAGCGGGCAAGATTCTTCAGGAAGGCCTCGGCGAAGTGCAGGAAATGATCGATATCTGCGATTTCGCCGTCGGCCTCTCGCGTCAGTTGTATGGTCTGACGATCGCGTCCGAACGCCCGGGCCATCGCATGGCGGAAACGTGGCATCCGTACGGCGTATGCACGA is a window encoding:
- a CDS encoding cytochrome P450, whose product is MNAASVGAALREVGDLPSPRGLPLLGNLHQLPPATHHLTLERWAAELGTPYVFRFATTPVTVWSDVELSHAVMRERPYRYRRYAPIENILKEFGCNGLFSIEGAAWEPQRRLVMQALSIPHIKAFYPTLAAITERLRMRWERAARNGRVVDMTDDLKRFTVDVTSALAFGEDPNTLENERVLIQEQLAMLLPMLMTRVNAPFAYWHYVKFPRDRKFDEAMNDVHRHIRELMSRARARMREEAAIEACETPPRNLLEAMLALRDAPGSGITDDEVAANVLTMLVAGEETTATSIAWALLFLGTDDALQTRVAADARRVLGASAVCPNYAAMRELDLCEAVCTEASRLHPVAPYLSFEPLEEVRLQNVRLPAGTKMFMLNRPAMMDPDNYADPQRYDPDRWLHEHRQAQAAPPEGTAQRGAHEPRAYLQFGAGPRVCPGRHLAAVEMRLVVSMLTANFTAQLATNPADIHEICTFTAVPSEMPMRLALR
- a CDS encoding stability determinant, whose amino-acid sequence is MPTPLDPIVSEFATVEEAEAYDKWFRAKIQAARDNPGPLIPHDEAMARIRNKLQAKIREHENRRK
- a CDS encoding IclR family transcriptional regulator, with amino-acid sequence MAGNLERALSIIELLAKNGGRMQLAAIADTLNIPRSGTHRLLAMLIDEGYVRQDEDHGEYMLALKLVSLALIYLSTGGVLDVSQPVLDRLAAQSGELARLGVVEDDHITFVGKAQGAKSGLRYDPDMGSQPPLHCTASGQAWLSSLTDEEALELVSKQGGLGKPGAGGPKAPKTIQQFLADLQAARKRGYGIASETYEAGMTSMAAPIHHPVTGVVVGVVSLAGPTSRLPEARLEALAPALLEAASDMGAATLSSPYFKRSVVKVAEAT
- a CDS encoding helix-turn-helix domain-containing protein; this encodes MSSLSTKQPPDQSAADLGRRVKRARLAHDLTLETASRMCGVSRSALSKIENGLMSPTFDVLQKIVRGLQIDLAELFGTAPAPSASGRRALTRRDEGQRHAYRGYQMELLATELAHKAMLPFRIRISAHTLDAFDDWGRHEGEEFLYVISGSVCLYSELYAPTHLNAGDSIYFDSRTGHAAISTSVEDAEVLWMATGGDVPAA
- a CDS encoding type II toxin-antitoxin system RelE/ParE family toxin; this encodes MLPIRWTTKALDNLEELTEHIAEDSLWAAVDIFELIQNCVIPAATHPYLFRPGRVAGTREIVAHPNYIVVYEIVDGWVQVMGVVHARRQYPR